In the genome of Pseudorca crassidens isolate mPseCra1 chromosome 12, mPseCra1.hap1, whole genome shotgun sequence, one region contains:
- the LOC137203276 gene encoding LOW QUALITY PROTEIN: uncharacterized protein (The sequence of the model RefSeq protein was modified relative to this genomic sequence to represent the inferred CDS: inserted 4 bases in 3 codons; substituted 1 base at 1 genomic stop codon), giving the protein MDNLAFEMHEDAKQNIVSGGKMNTISRMEKKRQWSLTSIFLVCXLGCTITTASGVLILSLVYVNNSQPHSEPGAQPLQTAIPMVQKGVDPKFKFLNHLPKSNVFEFPGGAIQWAWYRNNAEDYLSIEEDAFGSSLNSQSSQMTLGTLRIKSNGLXEHGYLVQGTAWIGAVDGAVVTTYSVTAGQVNFFPKNTVHWIENVGSEDCXFLLFFSTHHELQTLEADDVIFSVPEGIASRSLEPEGGISFIRTFHKQKEDEGVSLPPSLAELVVNADYSQSPDSLVWRXLYDLKGSKEYQFPGGIIQLAQYWKNRSELSNNEKIFGEFLNQHKNALTLSTLKIYNNGLRQPHFHFNANEMGYVISGCAKVGIINAQCTIEFSVHIGDVIFFPTGTQHYVKSTCDKELLLVLAFSTGDQLQTLDMDDYLQATADHILAQLFFKQSEFKKIPKFKEDQAINLP; this is encoded by the exons ATGGACAACTTAGCATTTGAAATGCATGAAGATGCAAAGCAGAATATTGTGTCTGGGGGGAAGATGAATACCATATCCAGAATG GAAAAGAAGAGGCAGTGGTCACTGACGAGCATTTTCCTGGTGT CTCTCGGCTGCACCATTACCACTGCATCTGGAGTCCTGATTCTCTCCTTGGTTTATGTTAACAACTCTCAGCCCCATTCAGAACCTGGAGCCCAGCCTCTGCAAACAGCAATTCCCATGGTGCAAAAGGGTGTTGATCCAAAATTCAAGTTTCTTAATCATTTACCTAAATCCAAC GTGTTTGAGTTCCCCGGTGGTGCAATCCAGTGGGCCTGGTACAGGAACAATGCCGAAGACTATCTCAGCATTGAAGAAGACGCCTTTGGCAGCAGCTTGAACAGTCAGAGCTCACAGATGACTCTGGGGACCTTGAGAATAAAAAGCAATGGCCT CGAACACGGCTATCTTGTACAG GGGACAGCGTGGATTGGGGCGGTTGATGGTGCTGTCGTTACCACGTACAGTGTTACAGCTGGCCAAGTGAACTTCTTCCCTAAAAACACAGTACACTGGATAGAGAATGTGGGGAGTGAAGACT TTTTCTTGCTCTTCTTTTCTACACATCATGAACTTCAAACCCTGGAAGCTGATGATGTAATTTTTTCTGTACCTGAGGGCATTGCTTCCAGGTCACTTGAG CCTGAAGGTGGAATTAGTTTCATTAGAACATTCCATAAGCAAAAAGAGGATGAGGGGGTCAGTCTTCCTCCCAGCTTGGCAGAACTGGTTGTCAATGCTGATTACTCCCAGTCTCCAGATAGCCTTGTGTGGAGATAATTGTATGACCTGAAAG GTTCAAAAGAATATCAATTTCCAGGAGGAATAATACAATTGGCACAATATTGGAAAAACAGAAGTGAACTAAGcaacaatgaaaaaatttttgGTGAATTCCTGAATCAG cacAAAAATGCCCTCACTTTGAGTACACTCAAGATTTATAACAATGGATTAAGACagccacattttcattttaatgcaaATGAAATGGGATATGTAATAAGTGGATGTGCAAAG GTGGGCATTATCAATGCTCAGTGTACCATAGAGTTCAGTGTTCACATTGGAGATGTGATATTTTTCCCCACTGGAACCCAGCATTACGTTAAGAGTACATGCGATAAGGAATTGCTTCTCGTTCTTGCCTTCAGCACTGGAGACCAG TTGCAAACCCTTGACATGGACGATTATCTCCAGGCCACAGCAGACCACATCCTGGCCCAGCTTTTCTTCAAGCAAAGTGAGTTTAAGAAGATCCCCAAATTCAAGGAGGACCAGGCAATCAACCTGCCTTAG